TATCAGAGATCCTTTATCAGCTCAGTAATGTGCTGATGACTACTTACATATGAAACACAGGAGACATGAATCTCTGTACTAGGCAAAAATGACATTCTGACATACATTGCCCAATATGGAGGTGCCATTACACAACCACCTTTTAGTCACTGCAGTTTCAAAAGAATAATGAAGTTGTTATTTTAAGCAAAGCAGAAGTTAAGCTCAAATACTTAAGCTGTGAGTTTGTCTGCAGGATCTTTAAAGCAGTACCTTCCTTTGGTTTGATTTGGATAGTtgagtatttgtgtttgtagacTTTGTAAACTTGCCTATCACGTATATTACACTACATATTACGTGCCGCTCTCAATCATAAGGTCCTGAATGAAGGAGCAGTGTGATCATAGATGATAATGGCGTGTGGTATTGTGTTACGCTGTGTATAACAGGGCCAGTCATGCCCGAGAGGTCTCTCAGCTGCGGGGAaaagtctctcagctccagACAGAGATGGATGTGTTAAAACGACAACTGACCTCTGAGCGATTTGAAAGGTGAGACAAATCTGATCTATACactcagtgaaagaaaagaaaaaaactttgtgGGCCCCAAAGTGGTGCTGTTCACTGGAGGGTTCATTGACTGCCCGTGGCATTAATTGCATAAGAGGTCTAGAGCGTCTGTGTTGTACTGTTATTTCCGGTTGACCAGGCTGACAGTACTCCTGTAAGCAGCACACCAGCTGATTTAGCAATCTGCTGAGTTTACACTGTCAAATGCTTCACGTCATATTTCTACCGACTGATCTTTCTTGTTTCAATGTTGAGATCAGAACTCATAAGCTATGTAAATGACctacagctgtctctctctttctctctttctctctcttactcaggGAGAGGGCGGTTCAGGAGATGCGCAGACAGGGcgtttctttctcctctcttcgtAGCTCCTCCCCTCTCAGTGCCTCCCACAGCCCGCGTCCTCTCTCACCTGAGCGATCCATCCTCCGCACACCAGAACGTTCTGCTGACAAGTCACCAGACAAGTGAGAGCTCCACATCAGTGCAGTCAAACAAGCAACCTGGGCACACTTCAGTTAGACCTGAGGGGCATTCTGAGATTGGTGGTGGCAGACATTTGATAATCATCTcttcatcgttttttttttttttttttccctcactgttgCAAACCGCTTACATATTTTACTCCTTTATGTTTATCTGTGATGTGTGAAGTTGGGTTTAAGAGTGTTTGAGAGTCAGAGAGTGCTTTAGACAAGCAGAGTCAAACTGGGAGGAATAGTTTCACTTTTCTCAGACATACTGTACCTTTAGTTTGGAGAGTCCTTAAAACCTTCATGTGTGCCTTAAGCACAGACCcataaatgttttgtattttcttatGCTGTAATTTAAATCAGTATTTTAGCAGGAGACAGGAGCATGTGACTTCACTCACTTGTCCCCACTGTAAACCTGTGAGAAAACGCTAGACGTTTAtgcatgcctgtctgtctttttgtctacAGAAGTGTGAGCTTTAAAGATTAGAGAAGAGTCAGCGCTCAGAGGTAATGGAAACACTGACATTTGTGGTGATTACATGCTTTGGAAAAGATGTTAGGCATTAACCAAACTTATGCTTTTTCATATGTTTCATGtactaaaaatgtattttatccaACATGTCTGGTTGTTTCTgtgcaaatgaaaaatgtaaagatgcaaatatattttgcatttaatTTGCCTGTCATTACATTCTGTGAGAGCTTTACTTAATCAATgacaaattgattttttttttcttaggtgTACTTCTTAGAAGAGTCTTCTGCCCTCACTTGAAGTTTTTTGGAATAGAAAAGGTCAAATCATGTCATTGCTTCTAACACCAAAGCCAATCACTCACGCACATTATTTTAGTTGAATTATGGTTTGCATTACTTGAAGGAAATGAATTTGTTATGGACGAAAGCAAGCTATATACATCTCCAAATAAATAGATATTGTCATGCAATGTGGATATATCCATGAAGCAATGATCTTAACCTTTTTCCAGTTTGttgtcaaatgtgttttttcattctgtgattTGTCAGTGTGTCATCAATGACTGACTTGTTTACAtggataattaatttattaatgttaATAAAAGTGTCCAGTTTCAGTAAATTGACTGCTTTTTCAAAAGACACATACCTGGGCATAGAAGTGGTGAAagctttatttttaatgttctaGGTTTCCATGAGATTCACTGAGGAGATGTAACTCTCTACTTCAGTAGCTACATTCAGGGGTTCAGTGTTACTCTGTGACTTGTGTTGATTCAAGGGTTTGTTTCCAGTCTTGATTCAAAGAGGAAAATTTGTTGCCCCAGACTGGACTTGAGAAGTGTTGCCTGTTTTGTACCAATGATTTGGCTTATGTCTAAAGTGACTACCCATATAGACAGTCTCTCCCATGTAATAAGACCAGAACTTGTTTGTCTGGAGTCTCTATGGTAATCACTGAAGTGACCATAATGCTGAGCTCACAAGTTTTGTATCGTTTGATTAAGAACCCCTCAAGCATCAGCTGTGCGCTGTCATTGGACCTCTGAAACACTTCACCTGTTTCCTCTTAAAGTAAACTGTGCTTTGGAGCCAGTGTGggcacacataaaaacaaatgaaatatagTATAGAACTGTGCATCTATAGTGCCAGTGATCCACAGGAGAAGATACACTGAATCTGGtattcttattttgtttttaagcaatggttacacagctgttttttgtttgtttgttttctctttgtttataTTGAGCAGATAACCCAAAGCTGTTTTGTGTCAAGTCTTGCAGACTTAGACAGTTAGTTCTTTAGACTGTTAGTAATCATTTAAAGACAGGAATGATCTGAGCCAAGCAGAACTTTGGACATGTCAGTACCTGTATTTATGCAGTGAAGCCAAATTACAGCaattcaaagttttttttgtggatttaaCTTCATGAATGGTATCATTCTCTTGGACACCGTAAACTTCAGCACAGCAGACACACTGTGCCTCCACACAGGTATcaagacagaaaatgtaaaagcaTCTCACCGACAAGATCATCTCAGAAGGTAGGGTGTACGCTACATATAACTTCAGAATTTTAACATTATACAATTAGAAATGAAAAGTTCTCCTTATGTTGCATTAGACTTTTAATATTATACTGATATAAAAATTGCAATCACAGTTTTGTGCCCAGCACAATGTGTTGAATTATTGGTCCACTAAAGGATGTGAATCTTGATTGTTTAGTAGAACGCTCTGTCTAAGGACATACAGTACTTCCAGTTTAAATAGTGGTTACCTCTTAAATAACTCTCCAATACACTGACATCAAGTTCCTGTGTTCAAATATATCCCAAAGTCTGTACAAAAATAGTtgcagaactaaaaaaaaatgtatctgaaaaggggggggggggtgaaatgcACAAGAGGAAGTGTAACAGTCAAAAATACTAAACTTAAGTATAAAACAAAATCTGTCAGTGTCTACAGTGTTCAGCTGTGGTGTTGGGAAGTGGGtagctgaaaagagaaaagtctAGAATGTACTTGGGCAAAAGTTCTCTGAGCAGTTTCTGAGGCACGCTGCACAGGTAATAATGCAATGTCTCCTTGGTTACTGGCTTGTACCAAGTTTGGCGTTCAGGGAAACGCACGTGCGGCGGTGCACCAACACGTTCCAAAACATAGGCTGCATCACTCTCCAGGCGCTCGTACGAGCCAATGAAGTCATAGCCTATGGCACAGGGCTGACATAAGTTATAAATAGGCATCCAGTGTTCGTTCATGCGCTCCGGATCCTCGTCGAGCAGGTAACGCACGAACTCGGTGAAGGTCACATCATCTCCTGCACTGGCAACATCCTTAGCATGACCTTTCCGGTAGCGCCGTATAATCTCGACGCCGTACTTGCGTTGGTAGGCTTCAATCTCACCAAATTTGTTGCGATAGGCCGAAAGCAGGCGGGCCATCGGCTCACGTACGAAGAGGAATTTGAAGTAGTGCTGCAAACGATAGCGAATCTCCTCTGGAGGGAAGTCGGAGAGAAAGACGAGATCGGCGCGGTGATCCATTTTCACCTTGACGTCTACATTGGCTAGAGCACCACTCAGGACTTTGAGCACCCGTTTCCAGTTGGAGCACGCGACCTTGGGCACGTAGCAGTAAAGAAAGCGATGCTCATCATTAACCAAAATGTGCTGGAGTAAAGTCTTTCGCTGTAAGGGGCTCAGAGACCACACGCTGTGTGGCATGTTCTTCTGTCCACATACAGTCCTTATGGTTCGGTTACGGACCTCCTGTAGGAActagagagaaaagggggataTGTTATCTTCTCCCATCTAAGTTAAACCTCTCCAAGCTATGTTGGATCTTTATCACCTGGCGTGGACAAACCTTGATGTCTGAGGGTCGACGTCAGACCAGATTTTAATGTAAAAGTCAAGTACATGGTAGATCAGAGAAGTCTCTAAGTTTAATATTACACTATTCAAGAAAGTTGTCCCGAGAAGCAGAGAAACGAATGACCTTTCCGATATCTGGAATTCGTTCAACAGGCTTTTTCATGAACCTTAATTACTCTagtttatttataatttatttattttttctttgtgggAAATCGCAGACATACGCTcctttttaaacatattttcagtgtttaaaatggaAGCCAGTGTTTGTAACatatacagaaaacatgtttgtgttgaaaCGAAGTAACTTCATGGCAAATAAAGCCACACATAAATATCCATCCacataaaaaatgtttactctGCACATTCCACAGTTGACACATTCTCAGTAAATAATCACAATGAAGTGCTCTGCACTTCAAAATTTACAAATGCAATCTGTGACCAGGCTTCCAATGATGTTTTTTCCAGATCAAATAATTTGccaattattttcttttttttttttttttggtcagaaaaTGTTGCTAGACGGTGTCAATAATTAGTTCAAAAGAGGAATTTGAAGTGTCCATATACTgaaacattgtttcatttttgttgtgtttcagttgGATCTGTGGTATGAAACTAATGGTTTATTCTGAAACGTCTAAAATCCTGAAAAAAATCtctaaaataaataaccagCTGACACATACTGCATATGGCAACTGATGCTGGATACAAATATTTTGGAATTGCAATGCATTGAGAACCCATGTTATTAAAGATTCAACTTTAAGTAGCCTGCACTGTTAGTGTTCCAGTTTAAGTGTCTTAACCACTTTGAGGAAAGAACTTTGAACGTTCACTtttgacaaaaataacaaagattCCGGAGATGTGCAAGTCACAACATCTGCACATGGGGAAAATTCCTTGCTTTGATGTGCCACGCATTCCAAAGATCAGCTTGCAAGAGAGACTGAATGTGCGAGATGTAAGTTATCAGCATCAATCAAGAATCGGTAGCTCTTTAAAAACATAGGCTACTGTTtcagaaggtaaaaaaaaacaactcgtGAATCGAAGTTAAAGTTGCGTAAACTTTAAATTCGCACCGAGGTTTACTTATTACCTGTGATTCCACGTCCACAGCTGGATCGAGATGTCTGACCTGGTTGTCTAGTTTCTTTCCGTTGGCTCGAGGTGGTGGAGTCTCCATACTATTCAACATCCCCTTTTCTATCATGAGCAACAGGCCTCCGGATGCCACGATAACTGCGAAAGTGAGCACCGAGGGAAGGACGGCAGAGTTCCGACGCAGTGAGATCGAACTCACTGGCGGTCTGAAGTTAATCACTGAACCGCTTCTCGCCGCGTTGGCGGTCTTTAAGGCATAATTTTGCTTACGCGGCGGCATATTTGCcttttgttaaatgttttctctgtaaatTGTTTGCGTATAGATGCGAACAGAGACAGCAAGTTAACACTTACCCATTACTTCTATCCCCTGACCAACTTCTCAGCAATTTCAGTTTTTTCATCGCATTTTCACTGTACTAGCgcattgtgggaaatgtagttaCTGAACACAGTTGTCCCACTCAGGGGTGGGGAAATAAGGATGCCGGAGTTCCATTGGAACATTGGAATCCGTTAACATGGGCGCAAGGGCCTGGAAGAGTCTCCACAGCAGTTTCCTTagcatcagattttttttttttttttttcagaatccTGTCTTTCGACGTTTGCGCACTGCTAACGTGTTTAATCGTCTCAGCATTAACAGTTATTGAGGTTTATTCTTCGCAAAGTCAACTGGGTTACAAAAATCAGTTAACTTAGAATCTTTTTCAAAATATGTCTATTTGCAacggttttttttctttctatattTTGAAACTCTGGATGTACCACCTAGTTTGTTGATGATGCTAGTTTCAAATATGGTACAGAGGAAAGACagttaaagcaaaaacagttcttaattttattttacatttggcATTCAGTTACATTAGACAAGTGCCCACAGCAGGATTGTGCACATAAATAGAGATATCAATCTGAGGAGACAaaaaagtaggaaaaaaaacaaacaatgaataacaaacatacacagagatttAACCACCCACGTGAAATTCCAAGACAATCAGTAACAATGTGACATTGTGCAAACGGGGTTAGGCACAGACATTCTCAATCTCTGACTTGCTCTTTCCCTTTGtggttcattcatttaattgcGCGTAACATTGAGTCATACTGCCCAAGAGTGGAGTTTAGTTTGGTTGTCTGTAGCTATATGGGTTTAATAATGTCATGATAATGAATGTAGTAAAGAGCTTTTTATTAAAGCTTTTCAGCTCTCACTGTCTCTAACTGGTCTGTGCaactgtgactgtgtagtgACTGTCACTGTAGAGTTTATCTGTGAACACAcatgtgtttggttttagtGGGACTGGGCTATGCTGGAGAAATACTCCAGTATGTCCTGGATAGTGAAGTCCATGGTGATCCCAGAGCCTGGGTAGCAGCGACCAATCAGACCCTCAAAGTGTTTGTACTGTCGGATGAACTCATCCTGCATGGAGTGCCAAACCACCTATTGGAGGGAATTAAGATATTAAAATACTGAGGCCAATCTAATTTGTCAGTCTTATGTCAATCAACGCTCAGACCGGACACCATAAATATGAAATCCTACCCACATCTAAGATGGTGTTCTGCAATTTTAATCAACACATGGGAAACAATTACGGATCCATGAAACGGACCATGAAGTATTAACAATAGTTTTAAGaccattaaatattttaaaggcTGCcgtttcttcctctctctcacctgtagCAGACTTTCCTCTTCACACAAATGCTTGTCCACTTTCTTGTACAAGTTGTCCAAGCCTTTCTTCACCTCCTTGCCTGGATACTCTTTGATGACTTTGCGTAGCTCTTGTTTGTTGAACGCCAGCTGGTAACTCACCTCCTCTTCTCGTACACCCTGGGCCACGCGAGCTTCCACCCCCTCAAAGAAGTGCTGcatcacacaaagacaaacaagaacTTACACATGCGACCACACTTAACTCTGAGGTTGACCTTGCATTGTAACTCCATTATCGATCTTCTCTCCACAACCTCATCAAAAATGACAGCCTTCCTCATTCatcactttctgttttttacagTCTGT
This sequence is a window from Chanos chanos chromosome 4, fChaCha1.1, whole genome shotgun sequence. Protein-coding genes within it:
- the chst14 gene encoding carbohydrate sulfotransferase 14, coding for MPPRKQNYALKTANAARSGSVINFRPPVSSISLRRNSAVLPSVLTFAVIVASGGLLLMIEKGMLNSMETPPPRANGKKLDNQVRHLDPAVDVESQFLQEVRNRTIRTVCGQKNMPHSVWSLSPLQRKTLLQHILVNDEHRFLYCYVPKVACSNWKRVLKVLSGALANVDVKVKMDHRADLVFLSDFPPEEIRYRLQHYFKFLFVREPMARLLSAYRNKFGEIEAYQRKYGVEIIRRYRKGHAKDVASAGDDVTFTEFVRYLLDEDPERMNEHWMPIYNLCQPCAIGYDFIGSYERLESDAAYVLERVGAPPHVRFPERQTWYKPVTKETLHYYLCSVPQKLLRELLPKYILDFSLFSYPLPNTTAEHCRH